GCGCGCCTCGGCCAGCGCCACCGCCTTGGCGGCCATGACGTGGCTCAGCGGCCCGCCGAGCACCATCGGGCAGCCCTTGTCGACGGCCGGCGCGTACTCCTCGGTGGCCAGCACCAGCCCGCCGCGCGGCCCGCGCAGCGACTTGTGGGTGGTCGTGGTGGTGACGTGGGCGTGCGGCACCGGGTCCTCGTCACCGGTGAACACCTTGCCCGCGACCAGGCCCGCGAAATGGGCCATGTCGACCATCAGGGTCGCGCCCACCTCGTCGGCGATCTCGCGCATCTTGGCGAAGTTGATCCGCCGCGGATAGGCCGAGTAGCCGGCCACGATGATCAGCGGTTTGAACTCCCGGGCCGCCGCGGCGACCGCGTCGTAGTCCAGCAGCCCGGTGTTCGGGTCGGTCCCGTAGCTGCGCTGGTGGAACATCTTGCCGGAGATGTTGGGGCGGAAACCGTGGGTCAGGTGCCCGCCGGCGTCCAGCGACATGCCCAACAGCCGCTGGTTGCCCAGCTTGTTGCGCAGCTTCTCCCAGTCCGCCTCGGACAGGTCGTTGACGTGTTTGACGCCGTGTTCGGCCAGGGCGGGCGCCTCCACCCGGGTGGCCAGGATGGCCCAGAACGCCACCAGGTTGGCGTCGATGCCGGAGTGCGGCTGCACGTAGGCGTACGGCGCGCCGAACAGTTCGCGCGCATGTTCGGCGGCCACGCTCTCGACGGTGTCGACGTTCTGGCAGCCGGCGTAGAACCGGTGCCCGACGGTGCCCTCGGCGTACTTGTCGGACAGCCAGCTGCCCATGGTCAGCAGCACCGCCAGCGAGGCGTAGTTCTCGCTGGCGATGAGCTTGAGCGAATCGCGCTGGTCGGCGAGTTCCTTGCGGGTCGCGTCGGCGATGCGCGGCTCGATGGTCTCGATGATCTGCAGTATCGACCGGTAGGCGGCGCTCGCGGTGTCGGCGTACTCCGCGCCCGGAGCGGCGGCGGCTGGGGCTCCCGGAGCGGCGGCTGGGGTGGTCGCGGGATCTGCAGTCATGGGGTTCAGCCTAGTCGGACCCCGAATCAGCCCCGCTGCCTGCACCATCGGCGGGCCGTGCGGCCACCTGATCGCGGTGTCGCGCTCAGGCGGCGCGCAGCGCCGACGGGATCAGCGGCTCGTCGAGCAGGCGGCCGAACCGCTCGGCCAGCGACACCTCGGCAGGCCGGGCGTCGAGCCAGCCGCGCAACAGCCGGTAGCCCTCGACGTAGGTGCTGGTGTAGGCGCGCCACAGCGGCGAGGCCAGAAACCGCAGCATCTGGCGGGCCCGGTCGTCGTCGACCAGCAGCCAGCGCTTGAGGTAGGCGACGACCTCGTCGACGTCGCGGTGTTCGTCGTGCAGCATCAGCGCGGCGTCCTGGCGCACGTCGGCCAGCGCGGTGGTGGCCTCGGCGACCGCCTGGGCCCGCTCCCCGTCGAAGGCCAGCCCGAGGTCGGCGTAGATCTCGGCGGCCCAGCCGCCCCAGTCCGGGCCGACCGCCGCGTACAGGCCCAGGTCGGCCAGGCCCTCGGCCATCAGGCACTGCGGGGTGTTGACCAGGAAGATGGTCTGCTCGTCCTGCCCGGCGCGGCGCACCAGGCCGGCTTCCTTGCGGCAGTGCTCGGTGTGATGTCCGGGATAGGACTCGTGGGCGACCAGACGCGGCAGGTTGGACATCTGCTGCTTGAGGTCGGCGTTGACCGCCACCCTGGACCGGTAGTCGCCCAGGTAGTAGTTGAACCCCGACCACGGTTTGTCGGTCACCACCTCGTAGGTGATGGTCTCGGTCTCCGGCAGCGGGTACATCTCCCGCACCCGGTCCCGCAACGCGCTGGAGAACGCGTGGATGCACTCCTCCAACCGCTCCGGCGGCACCTGCTCGGCGGCCCGGTAGGCCTGCATCCGGTCGGCCAGCGGACCGCTGCCGCCCAGCACCTCGTCCAGCCGGGCGTGGGCCTGTCGGTAGCGCTCGGGGTCCCCCTTGGTGATCCGCACGTCGAAGTAGGCCTCGACCTCGTCGACGAACCCGACCTGCTCACCGGCGAACTTGCGCGCCGCGCATTCCAGCGCCCGCAGGTGCGCGCCGATGAAGTCGGCGCGGGCGGGCTCGAGGTCCACCGCGGGCAGCTCGGCCAGCAGGCGGCGGGCCTGCCGGGCCAGGTCAGCGGGCTGCGGCGGGGGCTCGTCGGCGACGATCCGGCGCAGTTGCGGATCGCCGGTGTAGGCGTCGACGTAGCCCTCCTCGACCCGGTCGAAGCGCAGCCCGAGGAGCAGGTATTCGCGGATCAAGGTGGTGGCGTTCACGCGCCCAACGCTAACTGCAAGACTTGGCATATGCCGCGGCCTAGTGAGCCGAGCCCCTATGTGGAGTTCGACCGGAAGGAGTGGCGTGCGCTGCGCATGTCCACCCCGCTCAAGCTCAACGAGGACGAGATCGCCAAACTGCGTGGTCTCGGGGAGAAGCTCGATCTGGCCGAGGTCGAAGAGGTCTATCTGCCGCTGGCCCGGTTGATCCACCTGCAGGTCGCCGCGCGGCAGCGGTTGTTCGCCGCCACCGCCGAGTTCCTCGGTGAGCCGCAGCAGAATCCCGACCGGCCGGTGCCGTTCATCATCGGGGTGGCCGGCAGCGTGGCGGTCGGCAAATCCACCACCGCGCGTGTGCTGCAGGCGCTGCTGGCCCGCTGGGAGCACCATCCGCGGGTCGACCTGGTCACCACCGACGGGTTCCTCTACCCCAACGCCGAACTCGAGCGCCGAGGGCTGATGCACCGCAAAGGCTTTCCGGAGAGCTACGACCGGCGGGCGCTGATGCGGTTCGTCACCGCGGTGAAGTCCGGCGCCGATGTGGCGTGCGCTCCGGTGTACTCACATCTGCGGTACGACATCGTGCCCGGCGAGAAGCAGATCATCCGCCACCCCGACATCCTCATCCTCGAGGGCCTCAACGTGCTGCAGACCGGTCCGGCGCTGATGATCTCGGACCTGTTCGACTTCTCGGTCTACGTCGACGCGCGGGTCGAGGACATCGAGCGGTGGTACATCGACCGGTTCCTGTCCATGCGGGCCGGCGCGTTCGCCGATCCCGAGTCGCACTTCCACCACTACTCGACGCTCACCGACGAGCAGGCCATCAT
The window above is part of the Mycolicibacterium hassiacum DSM 44199 genome. Proteins encoded here:
- a CDS encoding glycine hydroxymethyltransferase, with translation MTADPATTPAAAPGAPAAAAPGAEYADTASAAYRSILQIIETIEPRIADATRKELADQRDSLKLIASENYASLAVLLTMGSWLSDKYAEGTVGHRFYAGCQNVDTVESVAAEHARELFGAPYAYVQPHSGIDANLVAFWAILATRVEAPALAEHGVKHVNDLSEADWEKLRNKLGNQRLLGMSLDAGGHLTHGFRPNISGKMFHQRSYGTDPNTGLLDYDAVAAAAREFKPLIIVAGYSAYPRRINFAKMREIADEVGATLMVDMAHFAGLVAGKVFTGDEDPVPHAHVTTTTTHKSLRGPRGGLVLATEEYAPAVDKGCPMVLGGPLSHVMAAKAVALAEARQPAFRAYAQRVADNAKAFAEGLLKRGARLVTGGTDNHLVLLDVTSFGLTGRQAESALLDSGVVTNRNAIPADPNGAWYTSGIRFGTPALTTRGFGPDEFDRVAELVVDVLRNTTPEGSSKAKYTLAEGTAERVRAASAELLAANPLYPGLTL
- a CDS encoding DUF885 domain-containing protein, with protein sequence MPSLAVSVGRVNATTLIREYLLLGLRFDRVEEGYVDAYTGDPQLRRIVADEPPPQPADLARQARRLLAELPAVDLEPARADFIGAHLRALECAARKFAGEQVGFVDEVEAYFDVRITKGDPERYRQAHARLDEVLGGSGPLADRMQAYRAAEQVPPERLEECIHAFSSALRDRVREMYPLPETETITYEVVTDKPWSGFNYYLGDYRSRVAVNADLKQQMSNLPRLVAHESYPGHHTEHCRKEAGLVRRAGQDEQTIFLVNTPQCLMAEGLADLGLYAAVGPDWGGWAAEIYADLGLAFDGERAQAVAEATTALADVRQDAALMLHDEHRDVDEVVAYLKRWLLVDDDRARQMLRFLASPLWRAYTSTYVEGYRLLRGWLDARPAEVSLAERFGRLLDEPLIPSALRAA
- the coaA gene encoding type I pantothenate kinase yields the protein MPRPSEPSPYVEFDRKEWRALRMSTPLKLNEDEIAKLRGLGEKLDLAEVEEVYLPLARLIHLQVAARQRLFAATAEFLGEPQQNPDRPVPFIIGVAGSVAVGKSTTARVLQALLARWEHHPRVDLVTTDGFLYPNAELERRGLMHRKGFPESYDRRALMRFVTAVKSGADVACAPVYSHLRYDIVPGEKQIIRHPDILILEGLNVLQTGPALMISDLFDFSVYVDARVEDIERWYIDRFLSMRAGAFADPESHFHHYSTLTDEQAIMAARDIWHSINRPNLIENILPTRPRATLVLRKDADHSVTRIRLRKL